The sequence TGTTTGCATTATCTCTCCCTGGGTCAGAAGGTAAATTAGTGCCTGAGCACGCTCTACATCAAACGAACTTAATGGTTCATCTAAAAATATAAATGACGGGGCAATTCCTTTTTCTTGCGGTAAAGTAGCAATGGCAAAAGCCATCCGTAAGGCTAATGAGAATTGGTCTTTTGTTCCACCACTAAAGATATTCTTTGCACACCAACGCATCGCCCGTTCGTCCCAAACCTTAATTTTATAATCCTCCGTAATATCTGCATCGTGATACCTATCACAGGTAAGTAAAGGCAGTATCTTTTGCATATTTCGGATAGTATTGGGCAATACCCTGGCGACTATATTGTTTCTTGCCGTAGTCAAGATTTGTTCAGCTAAAGTCCGTATTTTAAGACTATTGCTTAAATCCTGTATCTCTTTTTCACATTGAGTAACTTCTAACCTGACATTTTCAAGATGTAATTCTCTGGCTAACTTTTCTACATGGGTTCTAATGTAACCGATTTTAGCCTCTATATCCTCTTTTTCTTTAATCAGTGTCGGCTCATACTGGACTTGCAGACGGCTATATTTAAATGCCTTTTTAATCTGGTTTGGGAAATTTTGCATTTCGTTTTCTAATTCAGTTTGAGTTTTTTGTCTTAGGCTAATTTCCCCGCGATAAGCATCTATCTGGCTTTGAAGGGTCTGAAATTCTTGAAGTGTTTTTTCTTCTTGAATTTCATTAATCTCTGCTATAACCTTGTTTTTTAGACGAGGATAGTCTCTTAAACTTAAATCTCTTGAAATCTGTGGACTTGAGGTATAAATTGTGTTTATTTCATCTTTAAGTTTTGTTACAATCTCCTGGTGTTGGCTAATTTTTTCCCAAAACTGCTCTTTTTTACTCACATCTTGTAAATCCCTTTTTACCTCCGTTAATAATTGATTATATTCTGCCAATAATTTCTCACGGTCTAAAATTACTCCTAAATTCTTTGCTTTTTGGTGTAATTCAGGTTTGAATTTATCAATTATTTTACTCAGTTTATCCTTGCGGATGATAGATTTTTCTTTATCCTTTAATTTTTCTTCCTCATTGAGTTTATTCAGTTCTTGTTTGTAATTTTCAAGCACATTCTTTGATAACGAAACAACACTTTCCTGTCCAGCAATATCTTTAGTTATTTTAGAATAATCTTCTTTTACTTGTTGAATATCAAACCCTTTTAGATTTTCTGATAAATCATTGATTAAGACATCTGCATGAGTAATATCTTCTGGTATGGATAAGTTTAATTTAAGCAATCTATCTTCATATTCAGTCAATTTTGTCTCATCCTGTTCGTTTTTGTCTCTGGTGCTTTGCCTTTGTCCATCTAATCGTAAAATCTCATCTTCTAAATCTCGTATCTGCAGGGATAGTCGATAAATAATCTTCTTCTGATTTTTAATATTGATAAATCCTGAAAATAAAGCCGACAGGGTAATTACCACCATAATTATTCCCACTGCCAACAATCCATTTATTAAACTAATAATTAATGAAATGATACTGACTATATTTATGCCGATAGAGGTAAAGAGTGTTTTTTTATAGCGGTGGTCTGCATTAGTTTTTTCTTGTTGTTTTATATCCTTTTGGGAATTTATTTCCTTTTCCTTCTGGTTAATTATTTCAAGGGCAGAAAGAGTATATTGGGCTCGACGCCAATTTTCTAATGCCTCTTTTTCATTTATTGATTTTAGTTGTTGGACAAGGGTCTTTTCTTTTTCCAGACTTAAGTTTAACTTTTCCTGTTTTTGTATAAATTTTGTTTCTTCAAGGTTAATTGTCCCTTTTAATTTTTTAATCTGCTCTAATTCCTTATCAAGGGAAATACCTTTTTCCTTCTCAAATTTAAGCAGGTCCTCTAATTTATTAATTCGGGCAAGCCTTTTACTTAAACAAAGAATTTCATTCGTCAATTTTTTTCTAACCGGGACTTTCCCGTTTAATGCCTCTAAATCGTGAACCTGCTTTTTAAGATTATTGATTTCAGCCTCTTGTTCTTTAATCTGAGTTAAATTAGAGATAAGTTTTTCAAGATGGTTTTGTGTTTTTTTTAGTTCCCCTACCCTATTTATTTTCTTTTCTAACTCTATTTTTTGAGGCTCAATAAGTTTAATAGATTTGAATAACCTTTTTATATTGGTGGTCTCTTCATTAATTTTTTGTTTAAGTTTAATCAGGTTAATGAGTTGAAGTTTACTATCTATCCTTTTCTTTGCATCCAGAGTTTTATGTAGTTCAATCTGTTTTAATTTTGCTAATTCTAATTTTTGGAGTTTATGTTGGAGGTCTTTTTCTTCATCGCGTCGGACTTTAAATCTTTGCTCTAATTCTAATAGTCGGTCAAGATTAAGTAATTTCATTAATGACTTTTCGCGTTGTGATTTATCAAGTCCTTCTAATTTATCCAGTTTTTTTTGCTCGACAAAACAGCTGTTCAGCAAAGCATCTCCATCTAAACCTAATTCTAACATCAATCGTTCATTCACGGGTATATTTTTAGTGATTACCTCATCACCAATATTTAGTTTCCATTGATTAGGGGAATTTAGATTAAGGATTCTATCGATGGTTAATATTCTATCTCGGATTTCTACCTGCAGTTGGATATATGCGGATTTAGAATGGTAATTAATTAATTCCAC comes from bacterium and encodes:
- a CDS encoding SMC family ATPase, with product MIKIKKLIADNFKQLKDIEITFPQRGSFLIEGLNESGKSTLFEAIYFGLFGEALVSERRSLVELINYHSKSAYIQLQVEIRDRILTIDRILNLNSPNQWKLNIGDEVITKNIPVNERLMLELGLDGDALLNSCFVEQKKLDKLEGLDKSQREKSLMKLLNLDRLLELEQRFKVRRDEEKDLQHKLQKLELAKLKQIELHKTLDAKKRIDSKLQLINLIKLKQKINEETTNIKRLFKSIKLIEPQKIELEKKINRVGELKKTQNHLEKLISNLTQIKEQEAEINNLKKQVHDLEALNGKVPVRKKLTNEILCLSKRLARINKLEDLLKFEKEKGISLDKELEQIKKLKGTINLEETKFIQKQEKLNLSLEKEKTLVQQLKSINEKEALENWRRAQYTLSALEIINQKEKEINSQKDIKQQEKTNADHRYKKTLFTSIGINIVSIISLIISLINGLLAVGIIMVVITLSALFSGFINIKNQKKIIYRLSLQIRDLEDEILRLDGQRQSTRDKNEQDETKLTEYEDRLLKLNLSIPEDITHADVLINDLSENLKGFDIQQVKEDYSKITKDIAGQESVVSLSKNVLENYKQELNKLNEEEKLKDKEKSIIRKDKLSKIIDKFKPELHQKAKNLGVILDREKLLAEYNQLLTEVKRDLQDVSKKEQFWEKISQHQEIVTKLKDEINTIYTSSPQISRDLSLRDYPRLKNKVIAEINEIQEEKTLQEFQTLQSQIDAYRGEISLRQKTQTELENEMQNFPNQIKKAFKYSRLQVQYEPTLIKEKEDIEAKIGYIRTHVEKLARELHLENVRLEVTQCEKEIQDLSNSLKIRTLAEQILTTARNNIVARVLPNTIRNMQKILPLLTCDRYHDADITEDYKIKVWDERAMRWCAKNIFSGGTKDQFSLALRMAFAIATLPQEKGIAPSFIFLDEPLSSFDVERAQALIYLLTQGEIMQTFDQIFVISHSQLLASSMFNYYIKMDNGKIVADNLR